A portion of the Avibacterium sp. 20-132 genome contains these proteins:
- a CDS encoding tape measure protein: protein MSGSLGGLNIYLGLNTLDFEKALNSSDYKTQKFTKQLQVNFENAQQRVKTFSERTTKYLNNIEKAANSINNSTKWQLVETATRVLGGSAKNAAQQIIKLADAHTELKNRIKLVTEDSVSEAKAIQAVYDISSKTFQSADATAQVYTKFASSAKELGIAQSEVARLTETVNKTIALSGVSAASAEAGLLQFSQALDKGRLNGQELSSVMTQTPALAKAIADGLGVPVGALKELGEKGVLTTDVIIKALQKMGVEIDRLFSANDTTLSGAFVNLNNAAQKWVGELNQGLVSTKSIADVVNTIANNFDTLAERAGQFALVGGYFLARPKIQQLAEYQKSLKIAKEKQIVEREAAKTLSLTTQANYEKARSEYNLAQAEVQNIAYAKQQIVVERELLVARLKSATTQEQRAALTSQILSLRQQELAMTKLQKAAEEQVIAIKQGVKVAYMENAVAQSAYQAGLIKSSALMNVYRGVVRGVTAELQMMKAAFLSNPLMLGITALTVVASFAGYWFATADATEEATQKAKDYVQSVDASKAALEKMSAAALQKQLKDLEESKAAFNKKIEEQKKKAAELQKQLEELNKGEMLNYGADSLYSFASNAEKVKKVQGELIDLNADLDQSMRDLDATNERYNATREHYNQLLGIGSSKTPDVTDKTFLFSKSLDELGISAEDAKNKLQSLFSMFAGQGILAFQQGDKIVGYANDKLQEDLNKLAADKVRAGLKGKALYKHDAEQAAKNKGYQGEAKDKFVDAYVSAELAKESNRRSGGSKKSKIDYVKQYTDQLTQMQQRLAELKANASDIALYGDPSQYQEVNKLTQDIAANAEKYKHFGTEGQAKLKAMAEQIDKAQQAVNIAQFTYNNEQKLKAMEFELELLGKTRQEQELLRYGHQLDIEAARLKIGMSEENIAKLDEEIEKLKKRNAELQKQKEKAKNDPMQGIKNGWEAIEADVTDVSKNIENITVNAFNGMSDALTELAMTGKANFGDLARSIIKDIVQMTIRMAMFKAISSAFGYSSGGSVTAPPEHWKGGLVGFDTGGFTGLGGKYTPAGIVHKGEYVITKEATSRIGLDYLNYLNYGGAFAGRRGFANGGGVAVPKVPVVGQRDNNSTQNITVKVINQGEPVQAEVSTKQKGDQLEITLELMKTIARNEANQVIQTNFRAGGAFS, encoded by the coding sequence ATGTCAGGTTCACTTGGTGGTCTTAATATTTATCTAGGGTTAAACACCTTAGACTTTGAAAAAGCATTAAATAGCTCAGATTACAAAACACAGAAGTTCACAAAACAGCTACAGGTCAACTTTGAAAATGCCCAACAGCGTGTAAAAACCTTTTCGGAACGTACCACAAAATATTTAAACAATATCGAAAAAGCCGCTAATTCCATTAATAATTCCACAAAATGGCAGCTGGTTGAAACCGCTACTCGAGTATTGGGCGGTTCAGCAAAAAATGCAGCGCAACAAATTATTAAATTAGCCGATGCGCATACTGAATTAAAAAACCGTATTAAGTTAGTAACGGAAGATAGTGTAAGCGAAGCAAAGGCGATTCAGGCAGTTTATGATATTTCGTCAAAAACCTTTCAATCTGCGGATGCAACAGCACAGGTCTACACTAAATTTGCAAGCAGCGCAAAAGAGCTTGGGATTGCTCAAAGTGAGGTGGCTCGCCTAACGGAAACGGTAAATAAAACCATTGCCTTATCGGGGGTGAGCGCAGCTTCTGCCGAGGCGGGGCTTTTGCAGTTTAGCCAAGCTTTAGATAAAGGGCGGTTAAATGGTCAAGAATTATCTTCGGTAATGACGCAAACGCCAGCCTTAGCGAAAGCGATCGCCGATGGTTTAGGTGTGCCAGTTGGCGCATTAAAAGAGTTGGGTGAAAAAGGCGTTTTAACCACTGATGTTATCATCAAAGCATTACAAAAAATGGGGGTTGAAATTGACCGTTTATTTAGTGCGAATGATACAACCTTATCGGGCGCTTTTGTTAATTTAAATAACGCCGCGCAAAAATGGGTGGGTGAACTCAATCAAGGGCTGGTGAGTACAAAATCCATCGCAGATGTGGTGAATACCATTGCGAATAATTTTGATACGTTAGCGGAAAGGGCGGGGCAATTCGCTTTAGTGGGAGGATACTTTTTAGCGCGCCCAAAAATCCAACAACTCGCTGAATATCAAAAATCGCTAAAAATTGCAAAAGAAAAACAAATTGTAGAGCGTGAGGCGGCGAAAACCTTATCACTCACGACACAAGCGAACTATGAAAAAGCGCGCTCTGAATATAACCTTGCACAAGCTGAAGTGCAGAATATCGCTTACGCCAAGCAACAAATTGTGGTGGAACGCGAATTATTGGTTGCTCGCTTAAAAAGTGCGACAACGCAAGAACAGCGTGCGGCGTTAACCTCCCAAATATTGAGTCTTCGACAGCAAGAACTTGCGATGACAAAATTGCAAAAAGCGGCAGAAGAACAGGTTATTGCTATAAAGCAAGGCGTTAAAGTCGCGTATATGGAAAACGCGGTCGCACAAAGTGCATATCAAGCGGGCTTAATTAAATCAAGCGCGTTGATGAATGTTTACCGCGGTGTTGTGCGGGGAGTAACCGCGGAACTTCAAATGATGAAAGCGGCATTTTTATCCAATCCGCTTATGTTGGGAATAACCGCACTTACCGTCGTTGCCTCGTTTGCGGGGTATTGGTTCGCTACCGCAGATGCCACAGAGGAAGCAACGCAAAAAGCCAAAGATTATGTGCAATCGGTTGATGCAAGTAAAGCTGCATTAGAAAAAATGTCTGCGGCGGCATTGCAAAAACAACTGAAAGACCTTGAAGAAAGCAAAGCGGCATTTAACAAAAAAATTGAGGAGCAAAAGAAAAAGGCAGCGGAATTACAGAAACAACTTGAGGAACTCAATAAAGGGGAAATGCTTAACTATGGTGCAGATTCCCTTTATTCATTTGCAAGTAACGCCGAAAAGGTGAAAAAAGTTCAGGGTGAGTTAATCGATCTCAACGCAGATTTAGATCAGTCAATGCGGGATTTAGATGCGACTAATGAACGCTATAACGCTACCCGGGAACATTACAATCAACTTTTGGGCATTGGCTCAAGTAAAACCCCAGATGTCACCGATAAAACCTTTTTATTTAGCAAATCATTGGACGAGTTGGGTATCTCCGCAGAAGACGCGAAGAATAAATTGCAGTCTTTGTTTTCAATGTTTGCAGGACAAGGGATTTTGGCATTCCAACAAGGCGATAAAATTGTAGGATATGCCAATGATAAACTGCAAGAAGACCTCAACAAGTTAGCTGCGGATAAAGTGCGCGCGGGCTTAAAAGGAAAAGCGTTGTATAAGCACGATGCGGAGCAAGCAGCAAAAAATAAAGGCTATCAAGGCGAAGCGAAAGATAAGTTCGTTGATGCCTATGTAAGTGCGGAGTTAGCCAAAGAGAGCAATAGAAGATCGGGCGGAAGTAAAAAGTCAAAAATTGATTACGTTAAGCAGTACACCGATCAGCTTACCCAAATGCAGCAACGCTTGGCAGAGCTAAAAGCGAATGCGAGTGATATTGCACTTTATGGCGATCCTAGCCAATATCAAGAAGTGAATAAACTCACTCAAGATATTGCAGCCAATGCAGAAAAATATAAGCATTTTGGTACGGAGGGGCAAGCTAAATTAAAAGCGATGGCGGAACAAATTGATAAAGCACAGCAAGCAGTTAATATCGCACAATTTACTTATAATAATGAGCAAAAATTGAAAGCAATGGAATTTGAGCTTGAGTTATTAGGCAAAACCCGTCAAGAACAAGAATTGCTGCGTTATGGACACCAACTTGATATAGAGGCTGCGCGCTTAAAAATTGGAATGTCCGAAGAAAACATTGCGAAACTTGATGAAGAAATTGAAAAGTTAAAAAAACGTAATGCAGAACTTCAAAAGCAAAAAGAAAAAGCTAAAAATGATCCTATGCAAGGTATCAAAAATGGCTGGGAAGCAATTGAGGCTGATGTTACTGATGTGTCAAAAAATATTGAGAACATCACCGTAAACGCCTTTAATGGGATGTCAGACGCACTAACGGAATTGGCGATGACTGGAAAAGCAAATTTTGGTGATCTTGCTCGGTCAATCATCAAAGATATTGTTCAAATGACAATCCGAATGGCAATGTTTAAAGCGATTTCCTCTGCGTTTGGCTATTCCAGTGGTGGCAGCGTTACTGCGCCACCTGAACATTGGAAAGGTGGTTTGGTTGGATTTGATACCGGTGGTTTTACAGGACTAGGTGGCAAATATACCCCCGCTGGCATAGTGCATAAAGGTGAGTACGTCATCACGAAAGAAGCGACAAGCCGCATTGGGTTAGATTATCTTAACTACCTCAACTATGGTGGAGCTTTCGCGGGTCGCCGAGGCTTTGCTAATGGTGGCGGTGTAGCGGTGCCGAAAGTGCCAGTGGTTGGACAACGAGACAATAACAGCACGCAAAATATTACCGTCAAAGTGATTAACCAAGGTGAGCCAGTGCAGGCCGAGGTCAGCACGAAGCAAAAGGGCGATCAACTTGAAATCACCCTTGAGCTGATGAAAACCATTGCACGTAATGAGGCAAACCAAGTTATTCAAACCAATTTCCGCGCAGGAGGCGCATTTAGCTAA
- a CDS encoding HK97 family phage prohead protease, with the protein MTNRTKDLLFKAEAIKEDGFFSGYCNVFDVKDAYDEIVRKGAFLDSIKMWKEQGKMPPVLWNHDRNQPIGVWTQLKEDEKGLYGEGRLLINEVAKAKEVHALMMAGAIDGLSIGYRVNKWTYDEKEDSTELLAIELREISVVTFPANEASRVEKVKSVLEKGRLPTLAEFEKALRDLGFSQKQAVTVASYGLKKLIQGEPEEKSLSNALTILKSITGEH; encoded by the coding sequence ATGACAAACCGAACTAAAGATCTCTTATTTAAAGCCGAAGCCATCAAAGAAGATGGCTTTTTTTCGGGCTATTGTAACGTGTTTGATGTGAAAGATGCCTACGATGAGATCGTACGCAAAGGGGCATTTTTAGACTCCATCAAGATGTGGAAAGAGCAAGGCAAAATGCCGCCGGTATTATGGAACCACGACCGCAATCAGCCTATCGGCGTATGGACACAGCTTAAAGAAGATGAGAAAGGCTTATACGGTGAAGGACGGCTACTGATCAATGAAGTGGCAAAAGCCAAGGAGGTACACGCTTTAATGATGGCGGGAGCCATTGATGGGCTTTCTATTGGCTATCGGGTGAATAAGTGGACCTATGATGAAAAAGAGGACTCCACAGAATTACTTGCCATTGAATTAAGAGAAATCTCGGTAGTTACTTTTCCCGCTAATGAAGCAAGTCGCGTGGAAAAAGTGAAATCTGTGTTAGAAAAAGGCAGATTGCCTACTCTTGCTGAATTTGAGAAAGCCCTAAGAGATTTGGGGTTTTCACAAAAACAAGCTGTAACCGTTGCTAGCTACGGCTTGAAAAAACTCATTCAGGGCGAGCCTGAAGAAAAATCACTTAGCAACGCATTAACCATTCTTAAATCCATTACGGGAGAACATTAA
- a CDS encoding phage major capsid protein gives MSETEKNLEQLASEFKKATDQVKGLGEELQGKMANNEKGLEGLKAQVDEALTSMNEAKSRLDELEQKAARRGGANETAEKSLVEQLMESDSFQKFMQDPRKGNSAHLSVKATITSATTNTAGAAGALIPEHKLPGVLTPPDQALTIRDLLAKGTTQSNSITYIRETGFTNGAAYQVNEGDKKAQSDIKFDEVTLGVKTIAHYMKASRQILDDAPMLQSYINGRLIYGLKLFEDRQLLNGDGSSGALHGILPQATAFADPAKLATYTIIDQLRLAQLQALIAEYPATGYVLNPIDWTKIELEKDGMGRNIIGNPQGTAQPTLWGLPVVQTQAMTAGTFLTGAFSLGAQVFDRQASAIAIATENEDDFVRNLVTILAEERLALAVYRPEAFIKGTLAAKTK, from the coding sequence ATGTCAGAAACAGAAAAAAATCTTGAACAGCTCGCCAGCGAGTTTAAAAAAGCTACCGACCAAGTAAAAGGGTTAGGTGAAGAACTACAAGGTAAAATGGCGAACAATGAAAAAGGCTTAGAGGGCTTAAAAGCGCAAGTGGATGAAGCCTTAACCTCAATGAATGAAGCAAAAAGCCGATTAGATGAGTTAGAGCAAAAAGCCGCTCGTCGTGGGGGAGCCAATGAGACCGCTGAAAAATCCTTAGTGGAACAGTTAATGGAATCAGACAGTTTCCAAAAATTTATGCAAGATCCACGCAAAGGCAATTCCGCCCATTTATCCGTAAAAGCCACTATTACCAGTGCCACAACGAATACAGCGGGGGCGGCGGGTGCATTAATCCCTGAACATAAATTACCGGGTGTGTTAACTCCACCAGATCAGGCATTAACCATTCGCGACTTGCTAGCAAAAGGCACCACCCAAAGTAATTCTATCACCTACATTCGTGAAACGGGCTTTACCAATGGTGCGGCCTATCAAGTGAATGAGGGAGATAAAAAAGCCCAATCGGATATTAAATTTGATGAAGTAACGCTTGGTGTAAAAACCATTGCCCATTATATGAAAGCCTCCCGCCAAATTTTAGATGATGCGCCAATGTTACAAAGCTACATCAACGGTCGCTTAATTTACGGCTTGAAACTGTTTGAAGATCGTCAACTCTTAAACGGAGATGGATCAAGTGGTGCGTTACACGGGATTTTACCGCAAGCTACTGCGTTTGCAGATCCCGCAAAATTGGCGACCTACACCATCATTGATCAACTGCGATTAGCACAATTACAAGCCTTAATTGCAGAATATCCAGCCACAGGCTATGTGCTTAACCCAATCGATTGGACGAAAATTGAGTTGGAGAAAGATGGTATGGGGCGTAACATTATCGGTAATCCACAAGGTACCGCACAGCCAACCTTATGGGGCTTACCAGTGGTGCAAACGCAAGCAATGACCGCTGGCACTTTCTTGACAGGGGCATTTAGCCTTGGCGCGCAGGTGTTTGACCGTCAGGCTTCCGCCATCGCTATTGCAACGGAAAATGAAGATGACTTTGTGCGCAACTTAGTGACCATTTTGGCGGAAGAACGCTTAGCCCTCGCGGTGTATCGCCCAGAGGCCTTTATCAAAGGCACACTTGCCGCGAAAACGAAATAA
- a CDS encoding DUF3168 domain-containing protein, whose product MIQHDLFNALSPLVAGRCFYEVIPDTNTTYPVIVYQFPTITPNSALEDGDLDDYQVQIDIYSNQVDDIFNLREALFEAVEDEFDFAERISDFSDYEPDTKLHRRVVMYQIAYGE is encoded by the coding sequence ATGATCCAGCACGACTTATTTAACGCCCTGTCGCCTTTGGTTGCAGGGCGTTGTTTTTATGAAGTGATCCCTGATACCAATACGACCTATCCTGTCATTGTGTATCAATTCCCCACCATCACCCCAAATTCTGCCCTAGAAGATGGGGATTTAGATGATTACCAAGTGCAAATCGACATTTACAGCAATCAAGTTGATGACATCTTTAACTTGCGCGAAGCATTGTTTGAAGCGGTAGAAGATGAATTTGATTTTGCCGAACGCATTTCGGATTTTAGTGATTATGAACCCGATACAAAACTACACCGTCGTGTAGTGATGTATCAAATAGCTTATGGAGAATAA
- a CDS encoding phage antirepressor N-terminal domain-containing protein, with translation MKTQLQTIPFYNRTLTTFEQNNTHYVAMRPICENIGLAWSSQLQRIKRDDVLNSTVFIINTVGNDEKDREMVCLPIQYLNGWLFGIDTNRVKPEIRERLITYKRECYQALHDYWNKGKAERSQPQPVIISMERELLNTLYYLLVFAVDYSEKALPKFKSCRELFRNAEFNELIRVCEMFLTDDTRETLIKTKTILSPSFKTVVAQQAEVRLPTPPNRRVTLPPDVIGFRSEEWLRVSEASRYLTKKSRVMTEKFYQKLFARFGFPSLCRMPKSKYGKVMDFLRAEIKKVLKNPYYKPFNMR, from the coding sequence ATGAAAACTCAGCTTCAAACAATCCCATTTTATAATCGTACCTTAACCACTTTTGAACAAAATAATACTCATTATGTTGCTATGCGCCCTATCTGTGAAAATATAGGGTTAGCGTGGAGTTCTCAATTACAAAGAATTAAACGTGATGATGTCTTAAATTCAACTGTGTTTATCATAAACACAGTTGGAAATGATGAGAAGGATCGCGAAATGGTTTGCCTCCCAATCCAATATCTCAACGGCTGGCTATTTGGCATCGATACAAACAGAGTGAAACCTGAAATTAGAGAGCGTCTTATCACATACAAAAGAGAATGTTATCAGGCACTACACGATTATTGGAATAAAGGCAAGGCAGAAAGATCGCAACCTCAACCCGTAATAATTAGTATGGAGCGTGAGTTACTCAACACTCTTTATTATCTCTTAGTGTTTGCGGTAGATTATTCAGAAAAAGCACTGCCTAAATTTAAATCCTGTCGCGAATTATTTCGCAATGCAGAATTTAATGAGCTGATCCGCGTGTGTGAGATGTTTTTAACCGACGATACGCGAGAAACGTTGATCAAAACAAAAACGATATTATCGCCAAGTTTCAAAACGGTGGTCGCCCAACAGGCAGAAGTCAGATTGCCAACACCACCAAATCGACGGGTAACACTTCCGCCTGATGTGATTGGTTTTCGCAGTGAAGAATGGCTGCGGGTATCCGAGGCCTCGCGCTATTTAACTAAAAAATCACGCGTGATGACGGAAAAGTTTTATCAAAAACTCTTTGCTCGCTTTGGGTTTCCGTCGCTTTGCCGTATGCCAAAATCAAAGTACGGAAAAGTAATGGATTTCTTGAGAGCTGAAATTAAAAAAGTGCTTAAAAACCCGTATTATAAACCGTTTAATATGCGTTAA
- a CDS encoding DUF2513 domain-containing protein has product MKRDWELIRKILLKLEQKVDDTPLDSESIKGFPPAVVEYHYQLLKQSQLIDAQHKLTWQGHEFLDKIRSDTAWNKIKQTIKAKGINLSFEAIKLAGKSLLFSLLK; this is encoded by the coding sequence ATGAAACGCGATTGGGAGCTTATCCGCAAAATTTTGTTAAAACTTGAACAAAAGGTTGATGATACGCCGTTGGATAGTGAGAGCATTAAAGGCTTTCCGCCCGCTGTGGTGGAATATCACTACCAATTGTTGAAGCAATCACAATTAATTGATGCTCAACATAAGCTAACGTGGCAAGGACACGAGTTTCTCGACAAAATCCGAAGTGATACGGCGTGGAATAAAATTAAACAAACCATTAAAGCCAAGGGGATTAATTTATCCTTTGAGGCGATTAAGTTAGCAGGAAAAAGTTTATTGTTTTCTTTATTGAAATAG
- a CDS encoding phage tail protein has translation METFKWCIRPEFTVENSPKVNEIEFGDGYTQRQSRAINNLLRVYPVVVKVRNKVRLEVDEFLARHKGVEPFYFHDPFTNSRKKVVCSKWPAKMGKTYTEFSCEFKEVP, from the coding sequence ATGGAAACCTTTAAATGGTGCATCCGTCCAGAATTTACCGTGGAAAACTCGCCTAAAGTCAATGAGATTGAGTTTGGCGATGGTTACACCCAACGGCAGTCTCGGGCGATCAATAATTTATTGCGGGTTTATCCTGTGGTGGTGAAAGTGCGAAATAAAGTGCGGTTGGAAGTGGATGAATTTTTGGCTCGGCATAAAGGTGTCGAGCCTTTTTATTTCCACGACCCATTCACTAACAGTCGTAAAAAAGTCGTGTGTAGCAAGTGGCCCGCAAAAATGGGCAAAACCTACACGGAATTTAGCTGTGAATTTAAGGAAGTGCCATAA
- a CDS encoding phage head closure protein, translating to MQIGKLRHRIKIQQQINSQNDYGALVTQWRDVAQVWAEVKPLTGKEYFSAQQVQSEVTVQIWLRYRAGITPTMRVVFGERHFEIVEVLNYQGRSTALQLLCKENVNG from the coding sequence ATGCAAATTGGTAAACTGCGGCATCGTATCAAGATACAGCAGCAAATCAACAGCCAAAACGATTACGGGGCGTTGGTTACGCAGTGGCGCGATGTCGCTCAAGTTTGGGCAGAAGTCAAACCCTTAACGGGGAAAGAATATTTTTCTGCTCAACAGGTGCAGTCCGAAGTCACGGTGCAAATTTGGTTACGTTATCGGGCAGGTATTACACCTACAATGCGGGTCGTTTTTGGCGAACGGCATTTTGAGATTGTTGAAGTGCTGAATTACCAAGGACGAAGCACCGCATTGCAATTACTGTGTAAGGAAAACGTCAATGGCTAA
- a CDS encoding phage tail assembly protein T, whose amino-acid sequence MPEHHLQEYEQFYQEQPFGLWREDYRTAQIAYLLAAINSDPKKDSPKLTEFMPFFADQSAVENSQDFDDGSEMFLAQR is encoded by the coding sequence ATGCCAGAACATCACTTGCAAGAATATGAACAATTCTACCAAGAACAACCGTTCGGCTTATGGCGTGAAGATTACCGCACCGCACAAATTGCCTACTTACTGGCGGCGATTAACAGCGATCCGAAAAAAGACAGCCCAAAACTTACCGAGTTTATGCCGTTTTTTGCAGATCAAAGTGCGGTGGAAAATAGCCAAGATTTTGATGATGGTAGCGAGATGTTTTTAGCACAGAGGTAG
- a CDS encoding head-tail connector protein: MLISLELIKQHCRIDHNEEDTLLTQYETAAQSYLESQLGRKLYLNSVPEEESMGLVANAAIKQAMLMTIAHWYEHRESVVVGAITKEIEQGVWRLIQPYRLMGV; this comes from the coding sequence ATGCTTATCTCGCTTGAGCTTATCAAACAACATTGCCGTATCGATCATAATGAAGAAGACACGCTCTTAACTCAGTATGAAACCGCTGCCCAATCCTATCTTGAAAGCCAACTCGGGCGCAAACTCTATCTAAATAGCGTACCCGAAGAGGAATCAATGGGGCTTGTGGCGAATGCGGCGATTAAACAGGCAATGCTAATGACCATTGCCCATTGGTATGAACACCGAGAAAGCGTTGTCGTAGGAGCTATCACCAAAGAAATTGAGCAAGGCGTTTGGCGGTTGATCCAGCCTTACCGATTAATGGGGGTGTAA
- a CDS encoding phage portal protein has product MSTLNDKNWWSRFYQRWFSGGKRLDKGSTVEPFVSETSGAGETVNGETALKLSAVWACVRLRSQTIASLPFHLKNEQRQIARDHPLYKIVHDTPNADMCASEFWEAVIANLDLWGNAYCRINRIGGRVVALDILDPQYMQVQRSDNGEIRYIYTKNNVDGGNYAERDILHFRGFTLDGLIGLSPIRYQAQVMGLQTAANNAAAKAFNNNLKAGGFLKTGERILSDEQRKRVREGLSEFGKPENAGKWMVLEAGMEPANMSGSWINPQDAQLLESRYFGIEEICRAFGVPPQLIYSTDKSSSWASSAEQITQNFLTYSLNPMLKRIEQTITRKLLKPEERSKIYPIFSVEGLLRADSAGRASFYTALLQNGVMTRNEVRALENLPAVEGADQLTVQLNLTAIDKIGKDMTNDKPN; this is encoded by the coding sequence ATGAGTACACTAAATGATAAAAACTGGTGGAGCCGTTTTTACCAACGCTGGTTTTCAGGCGGAAAACGCCTTGATAAAGGCAGCACGGTGGAACCTTTTGTGAGTGAAACAAGTGGTGCGGGCGAAACCGTAAATGGGGAAACTGCGCTGAAATTAAGTGCGGTCTGGGCTTGTGTGCGGTTACGCAGTCAAACCATTGCTTCACTGCCTTTCCACCTTAAAAATGAGCAACGGCAAATCGCTCGCGATCACCCTCTTTATAAAATTGTTCACGATACGCCGAATGCGGATATGTGTGCCAGTGAGTTTTGGGAAGCGGTGATTGCTAACCTTGATTTATGGGGCAACGCCTATTGCCGCATAAATCGGATTGGTGGGCGCGTGGTTGCATTGGATATTCTTGATCCACAGTATATGCAGGTGCAACGCAGTGATAACGGCGAAATCCGCTACATTTACACCAAAAATAACGTGGACGGGGGCAATTACGCCGAACGGGATATTTTGCACTTTAGAGGTTTTACCCTTGATGGTTTAATTGGGTTATCCCCCATTCGCTACCAAGCACAAGTAATGGGCTTGCAAACTGCTGCGAATAATGCCGCCGCCAAAGCCTTTAACAATAATTTAAAGGCGGGTGGTTTTCTGAAAACGGGTGAGCGGATTTTATCCGATGAACAACGCAAGCGCGTGCGAGAGGGGCTAAGCGAATTTGGCAAGCCTGAAAACGCGGGCAAGTGGATGGTGCTTGAAGCGGGAATGGAACCCGCCAATATGTCGGGCAGTTGGATCAACCCTCAAGACGCTCAATTATTGGAAAGCCGCTATTTTGGGATTGAGGAAATTTGCCGTGCCTTTGGCGTACCGCCTCAATTAATTTATAGCACGGATAAATCGTCATCTTGGGCATCAAGTGCAGAGCAAATTACGCAAAATTTCCTCACTTACTCACTCAATCCAATGCTAAAACGGATTGAACAAACCATTACACGCAAATTGCTGAAACCTGAAGAGCGGTCAAAAATTTACCCTATTTTTAGTGTAGAAGGGTTATTGCGAGCGGATAGTGCGGGAAGAGCGAGTTTTTACACCGCACTTTTGCAAAATGGCGTAATGACCCGAAATGAAGTGCGGGCATTAGAAAATCTCCCTGCGGTAGAGGGGGCAGATCAACTGACCGTACAACTTAATTTGACCGCGATTGATAAAATCGGAAAGGATATGACCAATGACAAACCGAACTAA
- a CDS encoding HK97-gp10 family putative phage morphogenesis protein, which produces MANSVKVEGLRALSAAMKELGRKAANRIAVKAMRKGGAIVRDKARNNAPTLKEKVSHRRAGTLKKAIQSKTKIGRNGRTNTYIGVKKLSGKQIEKFKAKTQKGGAYNPNDPYYWRFVEFGTSKMPARPFLRTAFEQTKDQAANAIITTLREEILREGNK; this is translated from the coding sequence ATGGCTAACAGCGTAAAAGTGGAAGGATTAAGGGCGTTGTCGGCAGCAATGAAAGAACTCGGCCGAAAAGCAGCCAACCGTATTGCCGTTAAAGCAATGCGCAAAGGTGGGGCGATTGTGCGCGACAAAGCACGCAATAATGCGCCAACCTTGAAAGAGAAAGTGTCGCACCGGCGTGCAGGCACGTTAAAAAAAGCCATTCAATCCAAAACCAAAATTGGGCGAAATGGCAGAACCAACACCTATATTGGTGTAAAAAAGCTTTCGGGTAAGCAAATCGAAAAATTCAAGGCCAAAACACAGAAAGGCGGGGCATATAACCCTAACGATCCGTATTATTGGCGATTTGTTGAGTTCGGCACCTCTAAAATGCCGGCGCGCCCTTTCTTGCGCACCGCGTTTGAGCAAACGAAAGACCAAGCCGCTAATGCCATTATTACTACCTTACGAGAGGAAATCTTAAGGGAAGGAAACAAATGA